In the Marinomonas algicola genome, one interval contains:
- a CDS encoding transglutaminase family protein, whose amino-acid sequence MKYRVRHLTEYKYVTPVSLCYNVAHLMPRDTLTQQCLKSSIQITPEPISQQERKDYFGNKSFYFSVQDAHKKLLIDVVSELDIATNVVLPILTQGPTCKEYLEQIITSQDPDFLEAREFLLDSPMIRASEPLAAYAREVFQDDVPLLQALRNFTNKIFTEFKFDPNVTTVATPLDQVLKLKSGVCQDFAHLAIGCLRSLGFPTRYVSGYLETLPPPGEDKLIGADASHAWFAVFLPDLGWVEFDPTNDVMPTTQHLVTAWGRDYSDVTPLQGVIFDGGEGQFLSVSVDVQRLASTG is encoded by the coding sequence ATGAAGTACCGTGTTCGTCATCTAACAGAGTATAAATACGTTACCCCTGTCTCATTGTGTTATAACGTTGCACATTTGATGCCGAGGGATACGTTGACTCAGCAGTGCTTAAAAAGTTCTATTCAAATAACGCCAGAGCCGATTAGTCAGCAGGAAAGAAAAGATTATTTTGGCAATAAGTCTTTTTACTTCTCAGTGCAAGACGCTCATAAAAAATTGTTAATTGATGTTGTTAGTGAGCTTGATATTGCGACCAATGTCGTTTTACCAATCTTAACGCAAGGACCAACCTGTAAAGAGTATTTAGAGCAGATTATAACGTCTCAGGACCCTGACTTTTTAGAAGCAAGGGAGTTTCTATTGGATTCTCCTATGATTCGTGCTTCAGAACCTTTGGCCGCCTACGCTCGCGAGGTTTTTCAAGACGATGTGCCTTTGCTGCAGGCGCTTCGAAACTTTACAAATAAGATTTTTACAGAGTTTAAATTTGATCCTAATGTGACTACGGTAGCGACACCGCTTGATCAGGTGTTAAAGCTAAAGAGTGGAGTATGTCAGGACTTTGCTCATCTAGCCATTGGGTGTTTGAGGTCTCTAGGTTTTCCTACCCGTTACGTTAGTGGATACCTTGAAACATTACCTCCTCCAGGTGAGGATAAGTTAATCGGTGCAGACGCTTCCCATGCTTGGTTTGCCGTGTTTTTGCCTGATTTAGGGTGGGTAGAATTTGACCCTACTAACGATGTAATGCCCACGACTCAGCACTTGGTTACCGCTTGGGGAAGAGATTATTCAGATGTAACACCTTTGCAAGGTGTGATTTTTGATGGTGGAGAAGGGCAGTTCTTATCCGTTTCTGTAGATGTTCAAAGGCTCGCCTCTACAGGTTAA
- a CDS encoding circularly permuted type 2 ATP-grasp protein — protein sequence MQIQSQSGSPSEPNETNKSKVDSSWYPLSEGTYDEAFTNNRTARPHWQHLFESVSSLGKDGLSDRERRAQRILRDDGATYNLAAEPMSPKIWGLDPIPFILNDTDWRTIETSLIERSMLFDLILKDIYGPRNLIKQGVIPPEVIYGHPGFLRACQDMNVPGSHNLLLHAADMVRTQDGRFCVIGDRTQAPSGTGYALENRTVLSRVMPSLFRESDVHRLSYFFKALRNMLANLVIDKTDDPRVVIMTSGAYSSSYFEQALLANYLGYSLVQGRDLTVRNGHVWLKSLQGLEKVDVILRRVDDAFCDQAELRSDSFLGVPGILEVIRSGNVVMANPLGSGILETPALLKYLPKISQYFFGHDLSMPSVETWWCGDTDDFSFVKENLSNLIIKPAIRSAAAPSVYGRQLSDAESQQLLQRIKSAPHRYTAQSYLAASHTPAWQNNQICSRPSILRTFTVSSEDSYTVMSGGLTRVCAGENDTIVTNYNGSMSKDTWVMSSDVRNDFTLLHKQESPQGIHHSNLPSRVVENLFWMGRYAERAEMTMRLLRTVFSQMNGVDTLPKECRDVLFKAVSIQTGCIPGFCEESGALLDDPESEFVAIVSDASRVGSVKSNLLSLLTCAEEIKEMLSADTRKIINNLRDYLFEVDRAYINGLPEAPEESLDNLVTSLLALSGLNHESMLRGIDWKFQEIGRRTERAIQTATLLRSTLTDSLSQLNQQQVLESVLLSVEALISFRRRYRTQVEVEYGLDLLMLDETNPRSLFYQIDQLRLLVSDLPRSKTSLREMSAEVRIIIRSLNDIQLSNLETLSIVEPVTNQRENLNHLMMELQENLELFTSKISDKYFDHKTSGPQKLVSTEWGNDV from the coding sequence ATGCAAATACAATCACAATCTGGCTCTCCTTCAGAGCCTAATGAGACGAACAAAAGTAAGGTTGATTCATCATGGTACCCTCTTTCAGAGGGGACCTACGATGAAGCATTTACAAATAACCGAACGGCTCGTCCTCATTGGCAACATTTGTTTGAGAGCGTTTCATCGCTTGGAAAGGACGGTTTAAGTGATAGAGAGCGTCGTGCTCAGAGGATACTTAGGGATGATGGGGCAACCTATAATCTAGCGGCTGAGCCGATGTCGCCTAAAATTTGGGGGTTGGATCCAATCCCCTTTATTTTGAATGATACAGATTGGCGGACAATTGAAACATCTTTAATTGAAAGGTCAATGTTGTTTGATTTGATATTAAAAGACATTTACGGGCCACGAAATTTAATTAAGCAAGGCGTGATTCCACCAGAAGTCATTTATGGTCATCCTGGATTCCTCCGTGCTTGCCAAGACATGAACGTGCCAGGTAGCCATAATTTACTTTTGCATGCTGCAGACATGGTGCGGACACAGGATGGTCGCTTTTGTGTTATTGGGGATCGTACTCAAGCGCCTAGCGGCACGGGTTATGCACTGGAGAATAGAACCGTGCTTTCTAGGGTTATGCCGAGCCTGTTTCGTGAAAGTGATGTCCACCGGTTGTCGTACTTCTTTAAGGCATTGCGTAATATGTTGGCGAATCTGGTTATCGACAAAACAGATGATCCACGAGTTGTCATAATGACCTCGGGCGCTTACAGCAGTTCTTACTTCGAACAAGCTCTATTAGCAAACTATCTTGGTTATTCACTTGTACAAGGCCGAGACTTAACTGTTCGTAATGGTCATGTATGGTTAAAATCGTTACAAGGGTTAGAGAAAGTCGATGTTATTCTTCGTCGAGTTGATGACGCATTTTGCGACCAGGCTGAATTAAGGTCTGATTCTTTTCTCGGTGTTCCTGGCATTTTAGAAGTCATTCGCTCTGGTAATGTTGTTATGGCGAACCCTTTAGGGTCTGGCATACTTGAAACCCCTGCGTTGTTAAAATATTTACCAAAAATAAGCCAGTACTTCTTTGGGCATGATTTATCTATGCCGTCTGTTGAAACTTGGTGGTGCGGTGATACGGATGATTTTTCGTTTGTAAAAGAAAACCTCAGTAATCTCATTATAAAGCCAGCCATTAGAAGTGCTGCTGCGCCAAGTGTGTACGGTAGGCAGTTATCCGATGCCGAGTCTCAACAGCTTCTACAGCGAATTAAAAGTGCCCCTCATCGTTACACGGCTCAAAGTTATTTGGCGGCCTCACATACTCCAGCTTGGCAAAACAACCAGATTTGTTCGAGGCCCTCTATCTTACGAACTTTTACCGTTTCAAGTGAGGATAGCTACACTGTCATGTCTGGTGGCTTGACGAGAGTGTGTGCAGGGGAAAACGACACCATTGTGACAAATTACAATGGGTCGATGAGTAAAGATACCTGGGTCATGTCAAGTGATGTAAGGAATGATTTCACTCTACTGCATAAACAGGAGTCTCCACAAGGTATCCATCATTCCAACTTACCTAGTCGAGTGGTTGAGAATTTATTTTGGATGGGACGGTATGCTGAGCGTGCTGAAATGACAATGCGTTTATTAAGGACTGTGTTCTCACAAATGAACGGCGTTGATACTTTACCAAAAGAGTGTCGTGACGTTTTATTTAAAGCGGTTTCTATTCAAACGGGCTGTATTCCTGGGTTCTGCGAAGAATCTGGGGCCCTATTAGACGATCCTGAATCTGAGTTTGTGGCTATTGTTTCTGATGCGTCAAGAGTCGGGTCTGTTAAATCAAATTTATTATCTTTGCTGACGTGCGCAGAAGAAATTAAAGAAATGCTGTCCGCCGATACGCGTAAAATCATCAACAATCTTAGGGATTATCTCTTTGAAGTTGATCGTGCTTATATTAATGGACTACCAGAAGCTCCCGAAGAGTCATTAGATAATTTAGTTACGTCTCTCTTGGCCTTATCAGGTCTTAATCACGAAAGTATGCTCAGAGGAATAGACTGGAAGTTTCAAGAGATTGGCAGAAGGACAGAAAGGGCGATTCAAACGGCTACTTTATTGAGATCGACTTTAACGGACTCTCTATCGCAATTGAATCAGCAGCAAGTACTTGAATCGGTTTTATTAAGTGTTGAAGCGTTAATTTCTTTTAGAAGAAGATATCGTACTCAAGTAGAAGTCGAATATGGATTAGATTTATTAATGCTAGACGAAACAAACCCAAGATCTTTATTCTATCAAATTGATCAATTACGTTTATTGGTAAGTGATTTACCGAGAAGTAAAACCTCTTTGAGAGAGATGAGTGCGGAAGTGCGCATTATTATTCGATCATTAAATGATATTCAACTGTCCAATCTGGAAACGCTTTCGATAGTTGAGCCGGTGACGAATCAACGAGAGAACTTGAATCACTTAATGATGGAACTACAGGAAAATCTAGAGTTATTTACCTCAAAAATCAGTGATAAGTATTTTGATCACAAGACAAGTGGCCCACAAAAATTGGTGAGCACTGAATGGGGAAATGATGTATGA
- a CDS encoding DUF2126 domain-containing protein, giving the protein MTIRVALQHKTEYKFDRHVNVAPHILRLRPAPHSRTHIHSYSLKVTPENHFLNWQQDPFGNFQSRLVFPEKTDTLTFEVEVIADMTVINPFDFFVEKYAESYPFAYDDQLQKELKPYLEIIESGPLLKEYAQSIPKDEMPINDFLVMVNTKLSQDIGYGIRLEPGVQTSEETLELAKGSCRDTSWLLIQIFRHCGLAARFASGYLVQLTSDVKALDGPSGPEEDFTDLHAWCEVFLPGAGWVGLDPTSGLFAGEGHIPLACTPDPVSAAPITGFTDKCETEFSYSNVVTRILEDPRVTKPYSDGDWLDIKALGDAVDEELIEGDVRLTMGGEPTFVSIDDMDSAQWNTEALGKDKLKLAKDLLLRLKKRFAPEGMLHYGQGKWYPGEEVPRWALGCFWRLDDKPLWHNTDLLARVDKDYKHDAADAKRFGQALCEVLKLDDAYLNPAYEDTLHYLWMEQSLPENVDPTKADLTDSLDRRRLAKLLTRGLNTPTGFVLPLQPLDVGTGWESSDWPMRRDVLTLIPGDSPLGYRLPLNSLPALAEEDVKPERDPFEPRQPLVSTVPPARDPRSMMSSLRKSNQDVDVNETKVPKQKAYKEVIRTALCIEPRDGKLHVFLPPVQQLEHYVELLHALETVAAKLSLPLIIEGYEPPRDARLQRFQITPDPGVIEVNIHPASNWDEMVHNTELLYEEARQCRLGTEKFMIDGRHTGTGGGNHITLGGLTPTDSPILRKPDLLRSLVTFWQHHPGLSYLFSGMFIGPTSQAPRPDEGRDEMMYEMEIAFQEMPDGFVQEPWLADRLMRNLLIDITGNTHRSEFCIDKLYAAGTSSGRQGLLEFRGFEMPPHPRMALVQILLLRCLVARFWKEPYKKPLVRWGTSLHDKFMLPHFVWNDIKEVVKDLQQHGYPFKLEWLAAFEEFRFPHYGRLQVDDIELELRWAIEPWHVLGEEISMSGTSRYVDSSVERLQVKLSGLTEGRYVLACNGRRVPIKSTGKHGEFVGAVRYKAWAPPSALHPVLGVDTPLVFDLIDTWNGMSVGGCTYHISHPGGRSYETLPVNANEAEARRVNRFWDNGFTQGRFSAPDEFEALGHFYPNKTASKPMAPPPEEPMGEYPHTLDLRKRYNAL; this is encoded by the coding sequence TTGACTATTCGTGTTGCTCTACAGCACAAGACAGAGTACAAGTTTGACCGCCATGTAAACGTTGCACCGCATATTTTACGTTTGCGTCCAGCACCACACTCACGTACTCACATACACAGTTACTCATTGAAAGTAACACCTGAAAACCACTTTTTAAATTGGCAGCAGGATCCATTTGGGAATTTTCAATCAAGGCTTGTTTTCCCTGAAAAAACAGACACTTTAACCTTTGAAGTTGAAGTTATTGCCGATATGACGGTGATTAACCCATTCGATTTCTTTGTTGAGAAGTACGCAGAAAGTTATCCCTTTGCATACGATGACCAGTTACAAAAAGAGCTTAAACCCTATTTAGAAATAATCGAATCAGGACCTTTATTAAAAGAATACGCTCAGAGTATTCCTAAAGATGAGATGCCCATCAATGATTTCTTAGTGATGGTCAATACCAAGCTTTCACAAGATATTGGTTATGGAATTCGTCTAGAACCAGGTGTTCAGACAAGTGAAGAAACGTTGGAACTGGCTAAAGGCTCTTGTCGAGATACATCTTGGTTGTTGATTCAAATCTTTAGGCATTGTGGTTTGGCGGCTCGTTTTGCTTCAGGGTATCTAGTGCAGTTAACCTCGGATGTAAAAGCGTTAGATGGCCCGTCTGGCCCAGAAGAAGACTTTACCGATTTACATGCATGGTGTGAAGTTTTCTTACCTGGTGCTGGTTGGGTTGGTCTTGATCCAACGTCGGGCTTGTTTGCAGGTGAAGGACATATCCCACTCGCTTGTACTCCTGACCCGGTTTCTGCCGCGCCAATTACGGGTTTTACTGATAAATGTGAAACCGAGTTTAGCTACTCTAATGTGGTTACTCGTATTCTTGAAGATCCACGTGTTACCAAGCCGTATTCTGACGGGGATTGGTTGGATATCAAAGCGTTAGGTGATGCTGTTGATGAAGAGCTAATTGAGGGTGATGTTCGATTGACTATGGGGGGGGAGCCGACATTTGTTTCGATAGATGATATGGACTCCGCTCAATGGAATACCGAAGCGCTGGGGAAAGATAAATTAAAATTAGCAAAAGACCTTTTACTACGTTTGAAAAAACGTTTTGCTCCTGAAGGTATGTTGCATTACGGTCAAGGAAAATGGTATCCAGGTGAAGAAGTTCCTCGTTGGGCATTAGGTTGCTTCTGGCGTCTTGATGATAAACCACTTTGGCATAATACAGATTTATTGGCTCGAGTCGACAAGGATTATAAACACGATGCAGCCGATGCCAAACGTTTTGGTCAGGCTTTGTGTGAAGTATTGAAACTTGATGACGCTTACTTAAATCCGGCCTATGAAGATACATTACATTATCTTTGGATGGAGCAATCTCTTCCTGAAAATGTTGACCCAACTAAAGCGGATTTAACAGACAGTTTAGATCGTCGTCGTTTAGCTAAATTGCTAACTCGCGGTTTAAATACGCCTACTGGTTTTGTATTACCTCTTCAGCCTTTAGATGTTGGGACAGGTTGGGAAAGTTCTGATTGGCCAATGAGAAGGGATGTGTTAACTCTTATTCCGGGAGATTCGCCACTTGGTTATCGTTTGCCTTTAAACTCTTTGCCAGCGCTTGCTGAAGAAGACGTTAAACCCGAAAGAGACCCGTTTGAGCCTAGACAACCATTAGTTTCGACTGTTCCTCCTGCTCGTGATCCACGCTCTATGATGTCTTCTTTGAGAAAGTCGAATCAAGATGTTGATGTGAATGAAACGAAAGTACCCAAGCAAAAAGCCTATAAAGAAGTCATTCGTACCGCTTTATGTATTGAACCTCGTGATGGCAAATTGCATGTATTTTTACCACCGGTCCAACAACTAGAACATTATGTTGAGTTGCTGCATGCTCTTGAGACAGTGGCGGCGAAATTGTCTTTACCTCTCATTATTGAAGGTTATGAACCTCCAAGAGACGCTCGTCTTCAGCGTTTCCAGATTACTCCTGATCCAGGTGTCATTGAGGTCAATATCCACCCAGCGTCTAACTGGGATGAGATGGTTCATAACACCGAACTTCTATATGAAGAAGCGCGCCAATGTCGCTTAGGAACAGAGAAGTTTATGATCGATGGGCGTCATACGGGAACAGGGGGTGGTAATCATATTACTCTTGGTGGCTTAACTCCTACAGACAGTCCAATTTTAAGAAAGCCAGATTTGCTTCGTAGTTTAGTCACTTTTTGGCAGCATCATCCAGGTCTTTCGTACTTGTTCTCAGGTATGTTTATTGGACCAACCAGTCAAGCGCCGCGTCCTGATGAAGGTCGTGATGAGATGATGTACGAAATGGAAATTGCTTTTCAAGAAATGCCTGATGGTTTTGTACAAGAACCTTGGCTTGCCGACCGTTTAATGCGCAACCTACTGATAGACATCACAGGTAATACGCATCGCTCCGAGTTCTGTATCGATAAATTGTATGCAGCAGGGACATCAAGCGGTCGACAAGGTTTGCTAGAGTTTCGCGGTTTTGAAATGCCGCCACACCCAAGAATGGCATTAGTACAAATTCTTTTGTTACGTTGTCTTGTGGCGCGCTTTTGGAAAGAACCGTACAAGAAGCCATTAGTTCGCTGGGGAACGTCACTGCATGATAAATTTATGTTGCCGCATTTCGTGTGGAATGACATTAAAGAAGTGGTGAAAGACCTGCAACAGCATGGCTACCCATTTAAACTGGAATGGTTGGCGGCGTTCGAAGAGTTCCGCTTCCCTCATTATGGTCGATTACAAGTTGATGATATTGAGTTAGAACTGCGCTGGGCGATTGAACCTTGGCATGTGTTAGGTGAAGAAATCTCTATGTCTGGGACGTCCCGTTATGTAGATTCATCTGTTGAACGATTGCAGGTTAAATTGTCTGGGTTAACAGAAGGGCGTTATGTATTGGCCTGTAATGGGCGTCGAGTACCAATAAAATCTACCGGGAAACACGGTGAGTTTGTTGGTGCTGTTCGTTATAAGGCGTGGGCTCCACCATCCGCTCTACACCCCGTTTTAGGTGTTGATACTCCGCTGGTATTTGATTTGATTGATACTTGGAATGGTATGTCTGTTGGAGGTTGTACTTACCATATCTCTCATCCGGGTGGACGTAGTTATGAAACCTTACCAGTGAATGCAAATGAAGCTGAAGCACGTAGGGTGAATCGTTTCTGGGATAATGGCTTTACTCAAGGGCGCTTTAGTGCACCAGATGAATTTGAAGCATTGGGGCATTTTTATCCAAATAAAACGGCCTCTAAACCAATGGCACCTCCACCTGAGGAGCCAATGGGAGAATATCCTCATACACTTGATTTAAGGAAACGGTATAATGCTCTTTAA